One Stenotrophomonas maltophilia DNA window includes the following coding sequences:
- a CDS encoding esterase-like activity of phytase family protein, which translates to MLATALLLATLSASGYSTPHEATGAPPRTLQLGGRTYVDKGLVAAGRLPAGTVDFLGDTLGSFSSLAVQPGTWKRTASGYEGVLWTLPDRGRNDPEAGVFYDYAGRVERMQLRIDVTRGKPGALGTLTMVPDKGVVLKDFNGQPFTGADPGEHTITQRDVVLPSPASGTGAGKVSLDAESLQFTADGHFYIGDEYSANVYYFDAKGQLQGVIVAPPAIRPQRDGKPAFGSLAPPQSGRRNNQGVEGMGLSPDGSRLFVALQSATLQDSARGNAAGRINTRVLVYDVTASPTPQQPIGHYVMALPAYAHDGKGKLDRTAAQSELRALDDHRFLLLARDGNGLGKDGDDPIVYKSVLLVDVAKASNLAGSNYESGTASVLADPADTVLKSGIVPARSDELLNLLDRPQLARAGLDLDTKRGPHAVLLSEKWEAMDVLPALDPQHPNDVLLLIGNDNDFIARHCRMQGQSCDSPYDNDNRVLVFRLTLP; encoded by the coding sequence ATGCTCGCGACCGCCCTGCTGCTGGCCACCCTCTCCGCCAGCGGATACTCCACTCCGCATGAGGCAACGGGGGCACCACCGCGCACCCTGCAGCTGGGCGGTCGTACCTATGTGGACAAGGGCCTGGTCGCCGCCGGGCGGCTGCCGGCGGGCACGGTGGACTTCCTCGGCGACACACTGGGCTCGTTCTCGTCGCTGGCGGTGCAGCCCGGCACCTGGAAGCGCACCGCCAGCGGCTACGAAGGCGTGCTGTGGACCCTGCCCGACCGCGGCCGTAACGACCCCGAGGCCGGCGTGTTCTACGACTACGCTGGACGCGTGGAGCGCATGCAGCTGCGCATCGACGTTACCCGGGGCAAGCCCGGTGCGCTCGGTACGCTGACGATGGTGCCGGACAAGGGCGTAGTGCTGAAGGACTTCAACGGGCAGCCGTTCACCGGCGCCGACCCGGGTGAGCACACGATCACCCAACGCGATGTGGTGCTGCCCTCGCCGGCCAGCGGCACAGGCGCGGGCAAGGTCTCGCTGGATGCCGAGTCGCTGCAGTTCACCGCCGATGGCCATTTCTACATCGGCGATGAGTACTCCGCCAACGTCTATTACTTCGATGCGAAGGGTCAGCTTCAGGGCGTGATCGTGGCACCGCCTGCGATCCGTCCGCAACGCGATGGCAAGCCGGCCTTTGGTTCGCTGGCGCCACCGCAGAGCGGCCGCCGCAACAACCAGGGCGTGGAAGGCATGGGCCTGTCGCCCGACGGCAGCCGCCTGTTCGTCGCCCTGCAGAGCGCCACACTGCAGGACAGCGCACGGGGCAACGCGGCCGGGCGCATCAACACCCGCGTACTGGTCTACGACGTGACGGCCTCGCCAACGCCACAGCAACCGATCGGCCATTACGTGATGGCCCTGCCCGCCTACGCCCACGACGGCAAGGGCAAGCTGGACCGCACCGCCGCGCAGAGCGAGCTGCGCGCACTGGACGACCATCGCTTCCTGCTGCTGGCCCGCGACGGCAACGGGCTGGGCAAGGACGGCGACGACCCGATCGTCTACAAGTCAGTGCTGCTGGTGGATGTGGCCAAAGCCAGCAACCTGGCGGGAAGCAACTATGAGTCCGGTACGGCCTCGGTACTGGCCGACCCGGCGGACACCGTATTGAAGAGCGGCATCGTGCCCGCACGCAGCGACGAACTGCTGAACCTGCTCGACCGCCCCCAGCTCGCACGTGCCGGGCTGGACCTGGATACGAAGCGCGGCCCGCATGCCGTACTTCTTTCGGAAAAGTGGGAAGCCATGGACGTGCTGCCGGCGCTGGACCCGCAGCACCCGAACGACGTGCTGTTGCTGATCGGCAACGACAACGACTTCATCGCCCGCCACTGCCGCATGCAAGGCCAATCCTGCGACAGCCCGTACGACAACGACAATCGCGTGCTGGTGTTCCGACTGACCCTGCCCTGA
- a CDS encoding OmpA family protein: MSDELEVDGGSHAPIWAAFGDLMSVLLGAFVLILVGVVAVQLELSQRLDQEVKQRQAEAKRLQTLEQALAGPLAAGRVTLVDGRIGISGSVLFALNSDQLQPEGQELLRSLAAPLAAYLGSREEILMVSGFTDDAPVREGNRRFADNWELSAQRSLTVTRTLIADGVPADAVFAAAFGSEQPVSSNASEDGRARNRRVEIAPIAKPKAPDAK; encoded by the coding sequence ATGAGCGACGAGCTGGAGGTCGACGGCGGTTCGCACGCCCCGATCTGGGCCGCCTTTGGCGACCTGATGTCGGTGCTGCTGGGCGCGTTCGTGCTGATACTGGTCGGTGTGGTCGCCGTGCAGCTGGAGCTGTCGCAGCGGCTGGACCAGGAAGTGAAGCAGCGCCAGGCCGAAGCCAAGCGCCTGCAGACCCTGGAACAGGCGCTGGCTGGCCCGCTGGCCGCCGGTCGCGTGACCCTGGTCGATGGACGCATCGGCATCAGTGGCAGCGTGCTGTTCGCGCTGAACTCCGACCAGCTGCAGCCGGAAGGCCAGGAGCTGCTGCGCAGCCTGGCCGCACCGCTGGCCGCCTACCTGGGCAGCCGCGAAGAAATCCTGATGGTCAGCGGCTTCACCGATGACGCGCCGGTGCGCGAAGGCAACCGCCGTTTCGCCGACAACTGGGAGTTGTCGGCGCAGCGGTCGCTGACCGTGACCCGCACCCTGATCGCCGATGGCGTACCGGCCGACGCGGTGTTCGCCGCCGCGTTCGGCAGCGAGCAGCCGGTCAGCTCCAATGCCAGCGAAGACGGCCGCGCGCGCAACCGGCGCGTGGAAATCGCGCCGATTGCCAAGCCCAAAGCCCCGGATGCCAAGTAA
- a CDS encoding DUF3348 family protein: MAKAAQPVLGGPEFLRLLARLSDGAMPASSPALTDRLGQWVDWSRAVALSGALGGRLPEPGEATEAAGDVLDDCAQAHASLLASISEDAEAERLLDLAEAAAAPNFASLRQRYRVLQQAIQTATGRLRGRLRDQLVQVSPELARLAEVDAVMEQTLTPREHSLLATAPAVLGARFERVHGQPGWRAAFRHDMRTLLLAELQLRFHPIEGLQDALRSH; this comes from the coding sequence CGAAAGCAGCGCAGCCGGTCCTGGGTGGACCGGAATTCCTCCGCCTGCTCGCCCGTCTCAGCGACGGCGCGATGCCGGCCAGCAGTCCCGCCCTGACCGATCGCCTCGGCCAGTGGGTGGACTGGAGCCGTGCCGTGGCCCTGTCCGGGGCCTTGGGCGGGCGCCTGCCCGAGCCGGGTGAGGCCACCGAAGCGGCCGGGGATGTGCTGGACGACTGCGCCCAGGCCCATGCCAGCCTGCTGGCTTCGATCAGCGAGGATGCCGAGGCCGAGCGCCTGCTGGACCTGGCTGAAGCCGCCGCCGCACCCAATTTCGCCTCGCTGCGCCAGCGCTACCGGGTGCTGCAGCAGGCCATCCAGACCGCCACCGGGCGCCTGCGCGGCCGCCTGCGCGACCAGCTGGTGCAGGTTTCACCCGAGCTGGCACGGCTGGCCGAGGTCGATGCGGTGATGGAACAGACCCTCACCCCGCGCGAGCACAGCCTGCTGGCCACTGCGCCGGCGGTGCTCGGCGCCCGTTTTGAACGCGTGCACGGCCAGCCCGGCTGGCGCGCGGCCTTCCGCCATGACATGCGCACCCTGCTGCTTGCCGAGCTGCAGCTGCGCTTCCACCCGATCGAAGGGCTGCAAGACGCCCTGCGCTCCCACTGA
- a CDS encoding DUF802 domain-containing protein yields MSRTAFHVVVFLVGLLAVCWIGIGYVSVHPLGAAVAAIIAACYIAGGVELYRYRQASNGLRSALSDLSSAKESLAPWLERVPVGLRNAVRLRVEGERTALPAPVLTPYLVGLLVLLGMLGTLLGMMDTLRGTGLALQSATDMAAIRGSLASPVQGLAVAFGTSIAGVASSAMLGLLAALLRRDRLQAVQLLDRAIAGDLHPYSQAWQRAESLRLLQAQSAALPALVDRLQAMTSTFEQHSAAANERLLAGQAEFLTQSQALQERLAVSLQQSLREGAEASAAAIGGALQPMAETTLAGLAHHGEALHARVEQAVQQQLSGLSDGFERSRVATEASWAKVVNEQTQAQQALVSDLRQHLQAFSDGQGTQAEALVARIGERLQADASGNAEAWRAAAEQQQAVNTALVERQQQALLAASEHLDARAQALLQALEQHHSASQALLQDHELQRSQDWQAAQAAAATAHAELQANLDSREQQRQARWDAVSAELQQAHAALQAQLQAGDEQRLQRWSDALQHVSTDLAERLQANGERLATQQQQVCDTLAATAQQIGENGRAQASATLAEVSTLLQTAAAAPKAAADVINELRSTLSESLVRDNAMLEERGRLLATVQTLLDAINHASHEQRSAVDALVGGSAELLERVGNRFTDHIAAETGKLDGIAATLSGSAGDVGQLASTFGSAVEQFGTASAELSGRLEQIGGALDASLARSDEQLAYYVAQAREVVDLSLLSQKQVMEELQQLATRRGKAGSA; encoded by the coding sequence ATGTCCAGAACTGCTTTCCATGTCGTTGTTTTCCTTGTCGGCCTGCTGGCCGTGTGCTGGATCGGCATTGGCTACGTTTCGGTGCATCCGCTGGGTGCAGCGGTGGCGGCGATCATCGCGGCCTGCTACATCGCCGGCGGTGTGGAGCTGTACCGTTACCGCCAGGCCAGCAACGGCCTGCGCAGCGCGCTGAGTGACCTGTCCAGCGCGAAGGAAAGCCTTGCCCCCTGGCTGGAGCGCGTGCCGGTGGGCCTGCGCAACGCCGTGCGACTGCGCGTGGAAGGCGAGCGCACCGCCCTGCCCGCGCCGGTGCTGACTCCGTACCTGGTTGGCCTGTTGGTGCTGCTGGGCATGCTCGGCACCCTGCTGGGCATGATGGACACGCTGCGCGGCACCGGCCTGGCCCTGCAGAGCGCAACCGACATGGCCGCCATCCGCGGCTCGCTGGCGTCGCCGGTCCAAGGCCTGGCCGTGGCATTCGGCACCTCGATCGCCGGTGTGGCCAGCTCGGCCATGCTCGGCCTGCTGGCGGCGCTGCTGCGCCGCGACCGCCTGCAGGCCGTGCAGCTGCTGGACCGTGCCATTGCCGGCGACCTGCACCCGTACTCGCAGGCCTGGCAACGCGCCGAGTCGCTGCGACTGCTGCAGGCACAGTCCGCCGCGCTGCCGGCGCTGGTCGACCGCCTGCAGGCGATGACCAGCACCTTCGAGCAGCACAGTGCGGCCGCCAATGAGCGCCTGCTGGCCGGCCAGGCCGAGTTCCTGACCCAGAGCCAGGCGCTGCAGGAACGCCTGGCGGTCTCGCTGCAGCAGTCGCTGCGCGAAGGCGCCGAGGCCAGTGCCGCCGCCATCGGTGGCGCGCTGCAGCCGATGGCCGAAACCACGCTGGCCGGCCTGGCCCACCATGGTGAGGCGCTGCATGCCCGTGTCGAGCAGGCGGTGCAGCAGCAGTTGTCTGGCCTGAGCGACGGTTTCGAGCGCAGCCGCGTCGCCACCGAAGCCAGCTGGGCCAAGGTGGTGAACGAGCAGACCCAGGCACAACAGGCACTGGTGAGTGATCTGCGCCAGCACCTGCAGGCCTTCAGCGATGGCCAGGGCACGCAGGCCGAAGCACTGGTCGCGCGCATCGGCGAGCGCCTGCAGGCCGATGCCAGCGGCAATGCCGAGGCCTGGCGCGCCGCCGCCGAGCAGCAGCAGGCAGTGAATACCGCGCTGGTCGAACGCCAGCAGCAGGCGTTGCTGGCCGCCAGCGAGCATCTGGACGCGCGTGCGCAGGCGCTGCTGCAGGCACTGGAACAGCACCACAGTGCCAGCCAGGCGCTGCTGCAGGATCACGAACTGCAGCGTTCGCAGGATTGGCAGGCCGCGCAGGCCGCCGCCGCCACCGCGCACGCCGAACTGCAGGCCAACCTGGACAGCCGCGAGCAGCAGCGCCAGGCGCGCTGGGATGCGGTCAGTGCCGAACTGCAGCAGGCCCACGCCGCGCTGCAGGCCCAGCTGCAGGCCGGCGACGAACAGCGCCTGCAGCGCTGGAGCGATGCCCTGCAGCATGTTTCCACCGATCTGGCCGAACGCCTGCAGGCCAACGGCGAACGCCTGGCCACCCAGCAGCAGCAGGTCTGCGACACGTTGGCGGCCACCGCACAGCAGATCGGCGAGAACGGACGCGCCCAGGCCAGCGCCACGCTGGCGGAAGTATCCACCCTGCTGCAGACCGCCGCCGCTGCGCCGAAGGCCGCCGCCGACGTCATCAACGAGCTGCGCAGCACGCTCTCCGAGAGCCTGGTGCGCGACAACGCGATGCTGGAAGAGCGCGGTCGCCTGCTGGCCACCGTGCAGACCCTGCTGGATGCGATCAATCACGCCTCGCACGAGCAGCGCAGCGCGGTGGACGCGCTGGTCGGCGGTTCGGCCGAGCTGCTGGAGCGCGTCGGCAACCGCTTCACCGACCATATCGCCGCCGAGACCGGGAAGCTGGATGGCATTGCTGCGACGCTCAGCGGCAGCGCAGGTGACGTTGGCCAACTGGCCAGCACCTTCGGTTCCGCTGTCGAGCAGTTCGGTACGGCCTCGGCCGAGCTGTCCGGCCGTCTGGAACAGATCGGCGGCGCACTGGATGCCTCGCTGGCCCGCAGCGACGAGCAGCTGGCCTACTACGTGGCGCAGGCACGCGAGGTGGTCGACCTCAGCCTGTTGTCGCAGAAGCAGGTGATGGAAGAACTGCAGCAGCTGGCCACGCGCCGCGGCAAGGCCGGCAGCGCATGA
- a CDS encoding TonB-dependent receptor yields MTKTLLAAALSIALAPAAWAQDAAPTSSTPSATTLDAVSVIGSGEARQVQRITRENLDILPPGTSLQKTLNLLPGVNAQSADALGTNEQSMTLSLRGFNSTRLGYTLDGVPLGDGAYNNYNGLTINRALISENMAGAELAVGIGSLGTPSTSNLGGTISYTSDRPAQELGGRVVQTFGSDANRRTFVRVDSGEYNGFSGYVSGMNAVSDLWNDQTAYNKSTTKQFNAKGVWNFGRGQITGFVDTSRTTQADYFYLSKDEMSRGLGWDWGGYAPDWNKAVAKAYCNTASFNAKKCDSSGPDKDADGAFTAGQILRDDNLYYLAGDFFLADGFSLRALAYHHDDRGEGHNWNSGAWSNKGTAQEIPIIFRNTIYTIDRDGGTLSFDWELGAHRIEGGVWYERNTSSAERYQTAVDGPRDLSGMNTLPSDVGVFAQRTRWKTHQFFLKDTWRLLDDRLTLEFGAKSPHATSDAQALPGDAKTPISPTSNNQFATGSLKASKNFLPSIGANFRLTEHHEIFASYAENIAMFQGGFKLGPQAVSQATWNAQGNLKPEESRSLEAGYRFVTDTLQASIAAYSVRFDNRLLQYNPCDSRQPVGPTCGNRFYNVGGVDSRGAELTVLWTPNEHFSWYTSASLNRSTYASNYVQAGVEQQIKGKIQTDTPKQLLATEITWRDNGWFASLRGKYTGERFYTYTNDQGFGGFTVFDLAGGYDFGQVGFAKGMRLSFNVTNLTNKRYASNLDSSVFAPSDPAGKLYVFHASAPRQVFGTIDLRF; encoded by the coding sequence ATGACGAAGACTTTGTTGGCCGCTGCGCTGTCGATCGCGCTCGCTCCTGCGGCCTGGGCGCAGGATGCTGCCCCGACCTCCAGCACGCCCTCCGCCACCACCCTCGATGCGGTCTCTGTGATCGGCAGCGGTGAAGCGCGCCAGGTGCAGCGCATCACCCGCGAGAACCTCGACATCCTGCCGCCGGGCACCAGCCTGCAGAAGACGCTCAACCTGCTGCCGGGCGTCAACGCGCAGTCGGCCGATGCGCTGGGCACCAACGAGCAGTCGATGACCCTCAGCCTGCGCGGCTTCAACTCCACCCGTCTCGGTTACACGCTCGACGGCGTGCCGCTGGGCGATGGCGCGTACAACAACTACAACGGCCTGACCATCAACCGTGCGCTGATCAGCGAGAACATGGCCGGCGCCGAACTGGCGGTGGGCATCGGCAGCCTCGGTACGCCGTCCACCAGCAACCTCGGCGGCACCATTTCCTATACCTCCGACCGCCCGGCGCAGGAACTCGGCGGCCGCGTGGTGCAGACCTTCGGCAGCGATGCCAACCGTCGCACTTTCGTGCGCGTGGACAGCGGCGAGTACAACGGTTTCTCCGGCTACGTGTCCGGCATGAATGCCGTCTCCGATCTGTGGAACGACCAGACCGCCTACAATAAATCCACCACCAAGCAGTTCAATGCCAAGGGTGTGTGGAACTTCGGCCGTGGCCAGATCACCGGTTTCGTCGATACCTCACGCACTACCCAGGCGGACTACTTCTACCTGTCCAAGGACGAGATGTCGCGCGGCCTGGGCTGGGACTGGGGCGGCTACGCGCCGGACTGGAACAAGGCCGTGGCCAAGGCCTACTGCAACACCGCCAGCTTCAATGCGAAGAAGTGTGACAGCAGCGGCCCGGACAAGGACGCCGATGGTGCCTTCACCGCCGGGCAGATCCTGCGCGATGACAACCTTTACTACCTGGCCGGCGACTTCTTCCTGGCCGATGGCTTCAGCCTGCGTGCCCTGGCCTACCACCACGATGACCGTGGCGAAGGCCACAACTGGAACAGCGGCGCGTGGTCGAACAAGGGCACCGCGCAGGAGATTCCGATCATCTTCCGCAACACCATCTATACCATCGACCGCGACGGCGGCACGCTGTCCTTCGACTGGGAGCTGGGCGCGCACCGCATCGAAGGCGGCGTCTGGTACGAGCGCAACACCAGCAGCGCCGAGCGCTACCAGACCGCCGTGGACGGCCCGCGTGACCTGAGCGGCATGAACACCCTGCCCTCCGATGTGGGCGTGTTCGCCCAGCGCACCCGCTGGAAGACCCACCAGTTCTTCCTGAAGGACACCTGGCGCCTGCTCGATGATCGCCTGACCCTGGAGTTCGGCGCCAAGAGCCCGCATGCCACCTCCGATGCACAGGCACTGCCGGGCGACGCGAAGACGCCGATCTCGCCGACCTCGAACAACCAGTTCGCCACCGGTTCGTTGAAGGCCAGCAAGAATTTCCTTCCCAGCATCGGCGCCAACTTCCGCCTGACCGAGCACCACGAAATCTTCGCCAGCTACGCCGAGAACATCGCCATGTTCCAGGGCGGCTTCAAGCTGGGCCCGCAGGCCGTCAGCCAGGCCACCTGGAATGCACAGGGCAACCTGAAGCCGGAAGAGTCGCGCTCGCTGGAAGCCGGCTACCGCTTCGTCACCGATACCCTGCAGGCCTCGATCGCAGCCTACAGCGTGCGCTTCGACAACCGCCTGCTGCAGTACAACCCCTGTGATTCGCGCCAGCCGGTGGGTCCGACCTGCGGCAACCGCTTCTACAACGTAGGCGGCGTCGACAGCCGCGGCGCCGAGCTGACCGTGCTGTGGACCCCCAACGAGCACTTCAGCTGGTACACCTCGGCCTCGCTGAACCGTTCGACCTATGCTTCCAATTACGTGCAGGCCGGTGTCGAGCAGCAGATCAAGGGCAAGATCCAGACCGATACGCCCAAGCAGCTGCTGGCCACCGAGATCACCTGGCGCGACAACGGCTGGTTCGCCAGCCTGCGTGGCAAGTACACCGGCGAACGCTTCTACACCTACACCAACGACCAGGGCTTCGGCGGCTTCACCGTGTTCGACCTGGCCGGCGGCTACGACTTCGGCCAGGTCGGCTTCGCCAAGGGCATGCGCCTGTCGTTCAACGTGACCAACCTGACCAACAAGCGCTACGCCAGCAACCTGGATTCGAGCGTGTTCGCGCCCAGCGACCCGGCCGGCAAGCTGTATGTGTTCCACGCCTCGGCACCGCGCCAGGTGTTCGGTACGATCGACCTTCGCTTCTGA
- a CDS encoding 2,3-dihydro-2,3-dihydroxybenzoate dehydrogenase codes for MQLTGFEGRVALVTGASGGIGEALVRLLAGAGCTVVATDREAPVVMDARVQAFALDVTDSVAVDALVDRVEASIGPIGLAASVAGVLHVGEVIGTTDADWRRVFAVNADGVFHVGRALARVMSPRGQGAIVTVSSNAAGVPRHGMAAYAASKAAATMFTRCLGLELAPLGIRCNIVAPGSTLTPMQTGMWQDEHGAERVIAGSLETYKAGIPLRKLATPEDIAYSVMFLLSEQAGHVAMSDLYVDGGATLRG; via the coding sequence ATGCAGTTGACGGGCTTTGAAGGCCGCGTGGCATTGGTGACCGGTGCCTCCGGTGGCATCGGCGAGGCACTGGTACGGCTGTTGGCCGGGGCCGGCTGCACCGTGGTGGCGACTGATCGCGAGGCGCCCGTGGTAATGGATGCGCGTGTGCAGGCGTTTGCGCTCGACGTGACCGACAGCGTAGCGGTGGACGCACTGGTGGATCGCGTAGAAGCCAGCATTGGGCCGATCGGTCTCGCCGCAAGCGTGGCCGGGGTCCTGCACGTGGGCGAGGTGATCGGGACTACCGATGCCGATTGGCGCCGGGTATTCGCAGTCAATGCCGATGGGGTGTTCCACGTTGGGCGTGCGCTGGCGCGGGTGATGTCACCGCGCGGGCAGGGTGCGATCGTCACGGTCAGTTCGAATGCGGCCGGCGTGCCGCGGCATGGCATGGCCGCCTACGCGGCATCCAAGGCCGCCGCCACGATGTTCACCCGCTGCCTCGGGCTGGAACTCGCGCCGCTGGGGATCCGCTGCAACATCGTCGCCCCCGGCTCAACGTTGACCCCGATGCAGACCGGCATGTGGCAGGACGAGCACGGTGCCGAGCGGGTGATCGCCGGCAGCCTCGAGACCTACAAGGCCGGCATTCCGCTGCGCAAACTTGCTACCCCCGAAGACATCGCGTACTCGGTGATGTTCCTGCTCTCCGAACAGGCCGGGCACGTAGCGATGAGTGACCTGTACGTGGACGGCGGCGCCACCCTGCGCGGGTGA
- a CDS encoding DUF2894 domain-containing protein, translated as MPAKTAARATGAWKSRRLPSPKPRMPSKPPALEGLRALVRDLDAGSRSLPHYPQVPMLQQVQREWSELRSELQVRRSLRTEAPADGGPLNSAVLVQRMLDTMQATSPGYLRHFIDYVDTLSWLQALQDGAAGSGDTAKPKRTRKPR; from the coding sequence ATGCCAGCGAAGACGGCCGCGCGCGCAACCGGCGCGTGGAAATCGCGCCGATTGCCAAGCCCAAAGCCCCGGATGCCAAGTAAGCCGCCCGCACTGGAAGGCCTGCGCGCACTGGTGCGCGACCTCGATGCGGGGTCGCGCTCGCTGCCGCATTACCCGCAGGTGCCGATGCTGCAGCAGGTGCAGCGCGAGTGGTCGGAACTGCGCAGCGAACTGCAGGTGCGCCGCTCGCTGCGCACCGAAGCCCCCGCCGACGGCGGCCCGCTGAACTCGGCGGTGCTGGTGCAACGCATGCTGGATACGATGCAGGCGACCAGCCCCGGTTACCTGCGCCACTTCATCGACTACGTGGACACCCTGTCCTGGTTGCAGGCGCTGCAGGATGGCGCCGCCGGCAGTGGTGATACCGCGAAGCCGAAGCGCACGCGCAAGCCGCGCTGA